In Gemmata obscuriglobus, a single genomic region encodes these proteins:
- a CDS encoding formylglycine-generating enzyme family protein, whose product MSDDDTVPDEASRFPSARAMVELEALTNQAPGPERGLAAWKLVTAAARNPDGHAAIDFAREHELVQPCEHTDSTIANLKWTNPIDGSEMIWIPAGKFSVGTQGEFGECAGFSLARWPVTNEQYVQFQTETGYWPQDAQNPVTGDLLAHCTGGKIPKGREKHPVTWVSLFDALAYCAWAGLTLPTEWMWEKAARGTDGRMYPWGTNAGTKGNRKLAHVEARSTCEVGKFSHVRSPFGCEELVGNVSEWCLPAAEDAAPGEFPPTEQNIPYPTEAAPVETVVRGACFLRGSANAMKSTHRRRLSVARRNQWVGFRPACLLPVRPSAKF is encoded by the coding sequence ATGAGCGACGACGACACCGTGCCGGACGAGGCGAGCCGGTTCCCGTCCGCCCGCGCGATGGTCGAACTGGAAGCCCTCACCAATCAGGCTCCTGGGCCGGAACGCGGGCTCGCGGCATGGAAGCTCGTTACGGCCGCGGCCCGCAACCCGGACGGGCACGCGGCTATCGACTTCGCGCGCGAGCACGAACTCGTGCAACCCTGCGAACACACAGACAGCACGATCGCGAACCTGAAGTGGACGAACCCGATCGACGGGTCGGAAATGATCTGGATACCCGCCGGCAAGTTCTCCGTCGGAACGCAGGGCGAGTTCGGCGAGTGCGCGGGGTTCTCACTCGCCCGCTGGCCGGTCACCAACGAGCAGTACGTCCAGTTCCAAACAGAAACGGGTTACTGGCCGCAGGACGCGCAGAACCCCGTTACCGGCGATCTGCTCGCGCACTGTACCGGTGGAAAGATCCCGAAAGGCCGGGAGAAGCACCCGGTCACCTGGGTGTCGCTGTTCGACGCGCTCGCGTACTGCGCGTGGGCCGGGCTCACGCTCCCGACCGAGTGGATGTGGGAAAAGGCGGCCCGCGGTACCGACGGGCGCATGTACCCGTGGGGCACGAACGCCGGCACCAAGGGGAACCGTAAGCTCGCGCACGTCGAAGCGCGTTCGACGTGTGAGGTGGGGAAGTTCTCACACGTGCGCTCGCCGTTCGGGTGCGAGGAGTTGGTCGGCAACGTGTCCGAGTGGTGCCTACCCGCGGCCGAAGACGCCGCACCGGGCGAGTTCCCGCCGACAGAGCAGAACATCCCGTACCCGACCGAGGCCGCCCCGGTGGAAACGGTCGTGCGCGGGGCGTGCTTTCTGCGGGGATCAGCGAACGCGATGAAATCGACGCACCGTCGGCGCCTCTCCGTGGCGCGGCGGAACCAGTGGGTCGGGTTCCGCCCGGCGTGCCTGTTGCCAGTGCGACCGTCGGCGAAATTCTAA
- a CDS encoding PQQ-binding-like beta-propeller repeat protein, with protein MHRLAAVALALTLVPFARAQSPRDVEANWHHWRGPNADGSAPNARPPIKWDAKTNITWKAELPGRGSATPIMWGDRIFVLTAIKTDRRAKPEEMPKVETKLAVKTEPPTNFYKFVVLCFDRRDGSKLWEKQVAEMVPHEGHHVTHSYAAGSPTTDGKLLYASFGSFGTYALDFDGNVKWARTDLGRLHTRLGWGEAVTPVVHGGHLLLNYDQEIDSRLICLEAATGKTQWEAKRDEKTTWSTPLVVDFGGKTQVVTNGTARIRSYDLATGAVLWQCGGMTVNPIPSPVRFGDSVICMSGYQRAAAVSVPLGSSGDLGDKGKVDWRYSFGTPYVPSPVLSGELLYFNSTNEPMVTILNAKTGKAVIEKERLSQAKTFYASPLVAGGHIYFVDRTGTTVVVKAGESLDVVSVNKLDDPIDASPVAVGKQLFLRGEKYLYCIEAK; from the coding sequence ATGCACCGCCTCGCTGCCGTGGCGCTCGCTTTGACACTTGTGCCGTTCGCCCGCGCTCAAAGCCCGAGGGATGTCGAAGCCAACTGGCACCACTGGCGTGGACCCAACGCCGACGGCTCCGCGCCGAACGCTCGCCCGCCAATCAAGTGGGACGCGAAGACCAACATCACCTGGAAGGCCGAACTGCCCGGCCGCGGTAGTGCCACGCCGATCATGTGGGGGGACCGCATCTTCGTCCTCACCGCCATCAAAACGGACCGCAGGGCCAAACCCGAGGAGATGCCCAAGGTCGAAACGAAGCTCGCGGTGAAGACGGAACCGCCGACGAACTTTTACAAGTTCGTCGTGCTCTGCTTCGACCGGCGGGACGGCAGCAAGTTGTGGGAAAAGCAGGTTGCGGAGATGGTGCCGCACGAAGGCCACCACGTCACGCACTCCTACGCCGCGGGGTCGCCGACGACCGACGGGAAGTTGCTGTACGCGTCGTTCGGCTCGTTCGGCACCTACGCCCTCGATTTCGACGGCAATGTGAAGTGGGCGCGGACCGATCTCGGCCGGTTGCACACGCGGCTCGGCTGGGGCGAGGCCGTGACTCCGGTCGTTCACGGGGGCCACTTGCTGCTGAACTACGACCAGGAGATCGATTCGCGGCTCATCTGTCTGGAGGCCGCGACCGGGAAAACGCAGTGGGAGGCGAAGCGCGACGAGAAGACGACGTGGTCCACCCCGCTGGTCGTGGACTTCGGGGGTAAGACGCAGGTGGTCACCAACGGTACGGCCCGTATCCGCAGCTACGACCTCGCGACCGGTGCGGTGCTGTGGCAGTGTGGCGGCATGACCGTAAACCCGATCCCGTCTCCGGTGCGGTTCGGTGATTCCGTCATTTGTATGAGTGGCTACCAACGGGCCGCCGCCGTGTCGGTCCCACTCGGTTCGAGTGGTGACCTCGGTGACAAAGGCAAAGTCGACTGGCGTTATTCGTTCGGTACGCCGTACGTCCCGTCGCCTGTGCTCAGTGGAGAACTGTTGTACTTCAACTCCACCAATGAACCGATGGTCACGATCCTCAACGCGAAGACCGGCAAGGCGGTTATCGAGAAGGAGCGGCTTTCGCAGGCTAAGACCTTTTACGCTTCGCCGCTCGTGGCCGGCGGACACATCTACTTCGTGGACCGCACCGGAACCACGGTTGTTGTGAAAGCCGGAGAGTCGCTGGACGTGGTATCGGTCAATAAGCTTGACGACCCGATCGACGCCTCACCCGTTGCGGTCGGCAAGCAACTGTTCCTGCGTGGCGAAAAGTACCTGTACTGCATTGAGGCAAAATGA
- a CDS encoding DEAD/DEAH box helicase: protein MVETMATETESGFAKLGLDSRLVERLTGLGYEEPTPIQREAIPPLIEGHDLIGRAATGTGKTAAFSLPILHGLARSTARTKPTSLILVPTRELAMQVAESVAKYGQPLGVRVLPIYGGAPMDQQIRALDRGIDVVVATPGRALDHMRRTTLKLDAITVVVLDEADEMLDMGFAEDIEAILAATPTERQTALFSATMAPRIKAIAVKHLKNATEIHVTRDPVPAGELPKVRQTAYVVQRQYKLAALGRVLDGESPAAALIFCKTRSEVDELTEALGGRGYRPEALHGGMAQDARDRVMRLFRAGQANLLVATDVAARGLDVEHLTHVVNFSLPLGIENYVHRIGRVGRAGREGVAITVAEPREQGALRAIERHTGQRIEYGQVPTAATLREKRLERTKVAIRETVAAGELEAFRAMFGSLVGELDPTDVALAALKLAHRARGGDIDDGPDIPVATVPQRGDRNGRDNNPLPPRRGAGAFRGPGPRLARIFISAGREAGIMPRDLVGAIANEAGLPGREIHSIEITERFSLVDVPEDAAEHVIESLNGVRLRGRRVSARRDRQG, encoded by the coding sequence ATGGTTGAAACGATGGCGACGGAAACTGAGTCGGGGTTCGCTAAGCTGGGTCTCGACAGTCGCCTCGTGGAAAGGCTTACGGGACTGGGATACGAGGAGCCGACGCCCATTCAGCGGGAGGCGATTCCGCCGCTGATCGAGGGGCACGACTTGATTGGCCGGGCCGCCACCGGCACCGGCAAGACCGCCGCGTTCTCGCTGCCCATTCTGCACGGCCTCGCACGAAGCACCGCACGCACCAAGCCCACCTCCCTGATCCTCGTGCCGACGCGCGAACTCGCCATGCAGGTGGCCGAGTCGGTTGCGAAATACGGGCAGCCGCTCGGTGTGCGTGTCCTGCCGATCTACGGCGGCGCGCCGATGGACCAGCAGATCCGCGCGCTGGACCGCGGGATCGACGTGGTCGTCGCGACCCCGGGCCGCGCGCTCGACCACATGCGCCGCACCACGCTGAAGCTCGACGCCATCACCGTCGTCGTGCTCGACGAAGCGGACGAGATGCTGGACATGGGGTTCGCCGAGGACATTGAGGCGATCCTCGCTGCCACGCCCACGGAGCGGCAAACGGCCCTGTTCTCCGCCACCATGGCGCCGAGGATCAAGGCGATCGCGGTCAAGCACCTGAAGAACGCGACCGAGATCCACGTCACGCGGGACCCGGTGCCCGCGGGCGAGTTGCCGAAGGTGCGCCAGACCGCGTACGTGGTGCAGCGGCAGTACAAGCTCGCGGCGCTCGGTCGGGTGCTCGACGGGGAGTCCCCGGCGGCGGCGCTCATTTTCTGCAAGACGCGCTCGGAAGTGGACGAGCTGACGGAGGCGCTCGGGGGCCGGGGGTACCGGCCCGAGGCGCTGCACGGCGGCATGGCGCAGGACGCCCGCGACCGGGTGATGCGCCTGTTCCGCGCCGGGCAGGCGAACCTGCTGGTGGCGACCGACGTCGCGGCCCGCGGGCTCGACGTGGAACACCTCACGCACGTGGTGAACTTTTCGCTCCCGTTGGGGATCGAGAACTACGTTCACCGGATCGGCCGCGTCGGCCGCGCCGGCCGCGAGGGCGTGGCGATCACCGTCGCGGAACCGCGGGAGCAAGGCGCCCTCCGCGCGATCGAGCGACACACCGGGCAGCGGATCGAGTACGGCCAGGTGCCCACGGCCGCGACCCTTCGCGAGAAGCGGCTGGAACGCACGAAGGTCGCGATCCGTGAAACGGTCGCCGCTGGGGAACTGGAGGCGTTCCGGGCGATGTTCGGGTCACTCGTGGGCGAACTCGATCCGACCGATGTGGCTCTCGCGGCGCTCAAACTGGCGCACCGCGCCCGGGGCGGCGACATCGACGACGGTCCGGACATTCCGGTGGCGACTGTCCCCCAGCGCGGCGATCGCAACGGACGCGACAACAACCCGTTGCCCCCGCGGCGGGGGGCCGGTGCCTTCCGCGGGCCGGGGCCGCGGCTCGCGCGGATCTTCATCAGCGCCGGGCGCGAGGCGGGGATCATGCCGCGCGACCTCGTGGGGGCGATCGCCAACGAGGCCGGCCTGCCCGGGCGCGAGATCCACAGCATCGAGATCACGGAGCGGTTCTCGCTGGTGGATGTGCCCGAGGACGCTGCCGAACACGTGATCGAGTCGCTGAACGGCGTGCGCCTCCGGGGCCGGCGGGTGAGCGCCCGGCGGGACCGTCAGGGGTGA
- a CDS encoding reverse transcriptase domain-containing protein, which translates to MSASQSAPAWLLLPLPANADADAILIATIEQYATSLPQEFKKLHDALDEVRALASYEPAVNRSNTLVWEKLETLLTAPEGTARIALIRYAREHMPERACARVLRRLAKDADMNVRRTVAKAIRKAKIQEVAIPAKKDGDWDPSGWLLPDEVSKVTRHKTGKRAQERSGVPALTKLAELRKLLGIKSTNQLGFFLLASDHKGGPYTTHKIPKRDGSDRQICAPKKQLKWVQKQILKHILSKVPPHPAAHGFVSGRSTVSNATPHVGAELVVKFDLKDFFPTVHYFRVMGLFASLGYPVGNCMFGTDDGANQIAPVLARLCCYTPDPKQWGSAALPQGAPTSPAISNLVCRRLDARLQGLAETNHGTYTRYADDLTFSFPKAEGMNLGRFRWWVDQVCQQEGFVVNQEKFRVIRDSQRQVVTGIVVNDAVRAPRELRREIRAILHNCETKDLESQAKRHPRFRGNVPAFSQYLRGIAAYLNMVQPEHGAALLRRVNELLGGPIEGDTPSQDQGKAGDA; encoded by the coding sequence ATGTCTGCTTCTCAGTCCGCTCCGGCGTGGCTGCTGCTACCGCTCCCGGCCAACGCGGACGCCGACGCAATTCTCATCGCCACAATCGAGCAGTACGCGACTTCGCTACCGCAAGAGTTCAAGAAGCTCCACGACGCACTCGACGAGGTGCGGGCGCTGGCGAGCTATGAACCGGCCGTGAACCGCTCCAACACGCTCGTCTGGGAGAAGCTCGAAACCCTGCTCACAGCGCCAGAAGGAACGGCCCGCATCGCTCTCATCCGTTACGCTCGCGAACACATGCCCGAGCGGGCGTGCGCGCGTGTCCTACGGCGGCTCGCGAAAGACGCGGACATGAACGTACGCCGCACCGTGGCGAAAGCGATCCGGAAGGCGAAGATTCAAGAGGTCGCCATCCCGGCCAAGAAGGACGGCGACTGGGACCCGTCCGGGTGGCTCCTACCGGACGAAGTTTCAAAGGTCACGCGCCACAAAACCGGCAAACGCGCGCAAGAGCGCAGCGGGGTTCCGGCGCTCACGAAGCTCGCAGAGTTGCGCAAGCTCCTCGGGATCAAATCGACGAACCAGCTCGGGTTCTTCCTGCTCGCCAGCGACCACAAGGGCGGGCCGTACACCACACACAAGATCCCGAAACGCGACGGCAGCGATCGCCAGATTTGCGCGCCCAAGAAACAACTGAAGTGGGTGCAGAAACAGATCCTGAAACACATCCTGAGCAAGGTGCCGCCGCACCCGGCGGCGCACGGGTTCGTCAGCGGCCGCTCCACGGTGAGCAACGCCACCCCGCACGTCGGCGCGGAGTTGGTGGTGAAGTTCGACCTCAAGGACTTCTTCCCGACGGTCCACTACTTCCGCGTGATGGGCCTGTTCGCGAGCCTGGGTTACCCGGTCGGTAACTGCATGTTCGGCACCGACGACGGCGCCAACCAGATTGCGCCGGTGCTCGCCCGGCTGTGCTGTTACACCCCGGACCCGAAGCAGTGGGGCAGCGCAGCGCTTCCGCAAGGCGCGCCGACCTCACCGGCGATCTCGAACCTCGTGTGCCGCCGGCTCGACGCCCGGCTCCAGGGTCTGGCCGAAACCAATCACGGCACCTACACGCGCTACGCCGACGACCTGACCTTTTCGTTCCCCAAAGCGGAAGGCATGAACCTGGGCCGGTTCCGCTGGTGGGTCGATCAGGTGTGTCAGCAGGAAGGGTTCGTGGTGAACCAGGAGAAGTTCCGGGTGATCCGCGATTCGCAGCGCCAGGTGGTGACCGGGATCGTGGTGAACGACGCGGTTCGCGCGCCCCGTGAGCTGCGCCGCGAGATCAGGGCTATCCTCCACAACTGCGAAACCAAGGACCTCGAATCGCAGGCGAAACGGCACCCGCGGTTCCGGGGGAACGTCCCGGCGTTCTCGCAATACTTGCGAGGCATTGCGGCGTACCTCAACATGGTGCAGCCGGAGCACGGGGCCGCCCTGCTCCGCCGGGTCAACGAACTGCTCGGCGGTCCGATCGAAGGTGACACGCCCTCGCAGGACCAGGGGAAGGCGGGTGACGCATGA
- a CDS encoding HEAT repeat domain-containing protein has translation MRVPNDHPLARSYALLDPDAAPSVASAFRGTVERAEIEGLVELVLNRETGATAAAAALRSLEHDTSALVSDTVVRALNSPHPSVRILAVNEVTRRKLCGPRALTTRALQRLREYDAFWQVRRAAVSALAAQGAYASVMAASSDPHWRVRYAVAQVLESFGREPGRSQELIVRMLGEHPHALRLGEYLHYRWTGEAPAERVTDDPSTWCPFWDWDPAVLARNLELLGRAGRRDALSVLARLVNHPDERVRSWVVLALREDGTVAQWAHALSYLGDPREDTAPVLDALTRGVELDRIEEVAKHILAMESPPLVALKWAAAQVGEAFPADETATDLARLRPQLVEVSEPIEEPFSDTHPYSRAAALTPARAKELVENPTQETSWFVLARASKLCRVPIWSLAPEAHWKPPAVPREPAEPLALPAINLVRPRQIGPDGPVVSPLGVSGHYGLPVEGYVRAAEQGVNLFFWEPNYATLTRFMTRLSPADRRGVHVLVGTFEADPVKIRKDVERALRNMKLERISIFLIFWTQSWQRITPDVRSELDRLKADGLVQVYGLSTHNRGIARDAIIEGWNPVMVRHSAAHRKAETEVLPFACERGTSVLTFNNTCYGRLLDPSFRPSDCFRYTLNTPGVSACFTAPSNLEYLEENLNALRNPELADEVRERLLKRGEWMYREDTVFRKTVRSEV, from the coding sequence ATGCGCGTTCCAAACGACCACCCGCTGGCCCGCTCCTACGCCCTGCTCGACCCCGACGCGGCGCCATCAGTCGCGTCAGCATTTCGCGGGACAGTCGAACGCGCCGAAATTGAAGGTCTGGTCGAGTTGGTGCTGAACCGCGAGACCGGTGCGACCGCCGCTGCGGCCGCGCTCCGCAGCCTCGAACACGACACTTCGGCGCTTGTATCCGACACAGTCGTGCGCGCGCTCAACAGCCCGCACCCGAGTGTGCGTATCCTCGCCGTGAATGAGGTCACACGGCGGAAGCTATGCGGACCGAGGGCGCTCACGACCCGTGCGCTCCAGCGCCTGCGGGAGTACGACGCGTTCTGGCAAGTGCGACGCGCGGCTGTGAGCGCACTCGCGGCTCAAGGTGCGTACGCCTCGGTTATGGCGGCGTCCTCAGATCCGCACTGGCGCGTGCGGTACGCGGTCGCCCAAGTCCTCGAATCGTTTGGCCGTGAGCCTGGGAGGAGCCAGGAGCTGATCGTACGGATGCTCGGTGAGCATCCGCACGCCCTGCGCCTTGGGGAGTACCTGCATTACCGCTGGACCGGTGAGGCGCCGGCCGAACGCGTCACAGACGATCCGTCCACGTGGTGCCCGTTCTGGGACTGGGACCCGGCGGTCCTCGCGCGCAACCTGGAGTTACTCGGCCGGGCCGGCCGGCGCGACGCGCTGTCTGTACTCGCGCGACTCGTGAACCACCCGGACGAACGGGTGCGGAGCTGGGTCGTTCTCGCGCTGCGTGAGGACGGGACCGTTGCGCAATGGGCGCACGCGCTGAGCTACCTGGGCGACCCGCGCGAGGACACCGCGCCCGTTCTCGATGCCCTGACCCGTGGGGTAGAACTGGACCGCATTGAGGAGGTGGCGAAGCACATCCTTGCAATGGAGTCTCCGCCGCTGGTGGCCCTCAAGTGGGCCGCCGCGCAGGTTGGGGAGGCGTTCCCGGCCGACGAAACTGCCACCGATCTCGCCCGATTGCGCCCCCAACTCGTCGAAGTGAGCGAGCCGATAGAGGAGCCGTTTTCCGATACGCACCCGTATTCGCGTGCAGCCGCGCTGACCCCGGCCCGCGCAAAAGAACTCGTCGAGAACCCGACACAGGAAACGTCGTGGTTCGTGCTTGCACGTGCTTCCAAGCTGTGCCGCGTGCCGATCTGGAGTCTGGCCCCAGAAGCGCATTGGAAGCCGCCCGCGGTGCCGCGCGAACCCGCCGAACCGCTCGCGCTGCCGGCGATCAATCTCGTGAGACCACGCCAGATTGGTCCCGACGGTCCGGTCGTGTCGCCGCTCGGCGTATCGGGGCACTACGGGCTGCCCGTTGAAGGGTACGTGCGCGCCGCCGAGCAGGGCGTGAACCTCTTTTTCTGGGAGCCGAACTACGCCACACTCACGCGGTTCATGACACGCCTCTCGCCCGCCGATCGGCGCGGAGTTCATGTTCTCGTTGGCACCTTCGAAGCCGACCCCGTCAAGATCCGCAAAGATGTCGAACGCGCGCTACGCAACATGAAGCTGGAACGGATCAGCATCTTCCTCATCTTCTGGACGCAGTCCTGGCAGCGCATTACCCCTGACGTCCGCTCGGAATTGGACCGGCTGAAGGCGGACGGGTTGGTTCAGGTGTACGGCCTCTCGACGCACAACCGCGGCATCGCTCGCGACGCCATTATTGAGGGCTGGAACCCGGTGATGGTGCGGCACAGTGCCGCACATCGAAAGGCTGAAACCGAGGTGCTTCCCTTCGCGTGCGAACGGGGCACCTCCGTCCTGACGTTCAACAACACCTGTTACGGCCGACTGCTCGACCCGTCGTTCCGGCCGAGCGACTGCTTTCGCTACACGCTGAACACGCCGGGCGTGTCGGCGTGCTTCACCGCGCCGTCGAACTTAGAGTACCTGGAAGAGAACCTGAACGCGCTGCGCAACCCCGAACTGGCGGACGAGGTGCGCGAGAGGCTGTTGAAGCGCGGCGAATGGATGTACCGGGAGGATACCGTGTTCCGCAAAACCGTCCGCTCCGAGGTGTAA
- a CDS encoding AAA family ATPase: protein MLIAMAGLPGSGKSTLAARLAAASGGVVLSKDVVRAALFTASVLDYSSAQDEIAMTAVYQAAAHLLKTRPTVPVFLDGRTFSKAGQLDAPSSLAAQAGLSLRVIECVCAPGVARERIASDHSAGAHLAGNRTPDLYDRVRAGAVPLTLPRLTLDTGALTLDECVARALAYLGG from the coding sequence ATGCTCATTGCAATGGCCGGTTTGCCCGGGAGTGGTAAAAGTACACTCGCCGCCCGCCTCGCCGCTGCATCCGGTGGCGTCGTGCTCAGCAAAGATGTTGTCCGGGCCGCGCTGTTCACTGCCTCCGTTCTGGACTACTCTTCCGCGCAAGATGAAATCGCAATGACGGCGGTCTACCAGGCCGCCGCGCACCTTCTCAAGACACGTCCCACGGTGCCCGTCTTCCTTGACGGCCGCACGTTCAGCAAAGCCGGTCAACTTGATGCCCCCTCCTCGCTGGCCGCCCAGGCCGGTTTATCGCTGCGCGTGATTGAGTGCGTGTGCGCGCCGGGCGTCGCCCGTGAGCGGATCGCCTCGGACCATTCCGCTGGGGCGCACCTGGCTGGCAACCGCACTCCCGACCTTTACGACCGCGTTCGGGCCGGCGCTGTTCCGCTGACGTTGCCGCGGCTCACCCTCGACACCGGGGCGCTAACGCTGGACGAGTGCGTTGCGCGGGCGCTCGCGTATCTTGGTGGGTAG